DNA from Petropleomorpha daqingensis:
CAGCGCCAGGTCGAACGCGGTGAGCAGGTACACGCAGTAGAGGAAGCCGTGCGCCGTCCCGACGATGGCGACGGGGGTGTCGTTGTGCCCGAAGTACTTGATCGGCATGGCCACGAACACGAGGACCAGGAGCATCGTGCCCACGATGTAGGCCATGACGCGGTAGCGGGTGAGCGCCGCCGGGATACCGCGGTCGGCGGACCGGGCGGGCTTGCGGGCAGGGCTCTGGGTCTGCTCGGTCATCAGCGAGCCGCCTGGCCGCGGGAGTTCTTCAGCGCCCGCTCGTTGAGCTCGGCGAGGTAGGCGTTGTAGGCGGCCAGTTCGGGGTCGCCAGTGGTGTCGACGCGCGGGCGCTGGTACAGGACGACCTCCCTGCCGGGCTCGCCCTCGTCGGGATCCCGGTGCAGTTCGTTGCGGATCATGCGGGAGTAGAACCACAGGCCCATGAAGCCGTAGAGCGGCCACTGGACGGCGTAGCTCCAGTTGACCGCTCCGCCGCCGGCCTCGGCCTTGGACAGCTGCCAGTACGCGAGGAACCAGGTGGCGACGAACAGGGCT
Protein-coding regions in this window:
- a CDS encoding DUF3817 domain-containing protein, which translates into the protein MTEQTQSPARKPARSADRGIPAALTRYRVMAYIVGTMLLVLVFVAMPIKYFGHNDTPVAIVGTAHGFLYCVYLLTAFDLALRARWRALGTVLVLLAGTIPFLSFVAERKVTRKTRAGERL
- a CDS encoding metalloprotease, with the translated sequence MYRRLLTPRWVLLHLLVAALFVATWFLAYWQLSKAEAGGGAVNWSYAVQWPLYGFMGLWFYSRMIRNELHRDPDEGEPGREVVLYQRPRVDTTGDPELAAYNAYLAELNERALKNSRGQAAR